In the Heteronotia binoei isolate CCM8104 ecotype False Entrance Well chromosome 13, APGP_CSIRO_Hbin_v1, whole genome shotgun sequence genome, one interval contains:
- the LOC132581694 gene encoding methyltransferase-like 26 B, whose protein sequence is MLVSPVAERNKEPILEVLADYVDETSSAFGLELGSGTGQHIVHFAKALPSVTWQPSEISPASQQSIRAYIHATKVTNVREPLTIDVLQPWNEWAGLGKGCCDFVVIINLLHVTEQGLEGMFKGIGQLLKPGGICLAYGPFATNGIILPECNVQLDKMLQARNPEWGLRDVEELRQMANTNALWLERMEEMPEYTKCLIFRRRQLSG, encoded by the exons ATGCTGGTTTCTCCTGTGGCAGAGAGGAACAAAGAACCTATCCTGGAGGTTCTGGCTGACTATGTAGATGAAACAAGTTCAGCTTTTGGGCtggaactaggatctgggactgGTCAGCACATAGTGCACTTTGCCAAGGCTTTACCCAGCGTGACCTGGCAACCTTCCGAAATCAGTCCAGCTTCTCAACAGAG CATCCGTGCTTACATCCATGCCACCAAAGTGACCAATGTCCGAGAACCGCTGACAATAGATGTGTTACAGCCGTGGAATGAGTGGGCTGGCCTGGGGAAGGGCTGCTGTGACTTTGTTGTGATCATCAATCTACTACACGTGACTGAACAAGGCCTGGAG GGGATGTTTAAAGGTATAGGACAACTACTGAAACCTGGAGGCATTTGCCTGGCCTATGGG CCTTTTGCCACCAATGGGATCATCCTACCAGAATGCAACGTGCAGCTAGACAAAATGCTTCAAGCCAG GAACCCTGAGTGGGGGCTGAGAGATGTGGAGGAACTTCGTCAGATGGCCAACACCAATGCATTATGGCTTGAACGGATG GAGGAGATGCCTGAATATACCAAATGCCTGATCTTTCGCCGGAGGCAGTTATCTGGCTAG